The genomic window CATGGCCTCCCTCGCGCGCCTCGCCGCCGGTTTCGTCCCCTTCACCCCCTATGCCTATCAGGGCCGCGCCGAGGCGTGCTGCCTGTGCGGCGCCCGGGACACCCTGCCCCTTTCGGCGCATGACCGGCGGCTGAAGCGCCTCACCACCGTCATCTGCGCGGGCTGCGGGCTGCTTCGCACCGACCCCATGCCCACCGAGGCCGAGCTGGCCGACTATTACCGCCACCATTACCGCGCCGACTACCAGTTGGTGGGCACGAAGCCACCGCGCCGCCACCTGGCCCGCACCCGGGCCGAGGCCGCCCGCCGCGTGGCCTTGCTGGGCCTGCCGGCGGGGGCGCATGTGCTGGACTATGGCTCGGGCTCGGGCGAGTTCCTGGAGGCGGGCGCGCGCGCCGGCTGGCGCATGGAAGGCGTGGAGCCCGGCGAGGCCTATTCCACCCATGCCCGCGGCCAGGGCGCCGTGGTCCATCCCCGCCTGCCGCCCGAGGCCGGCCCCTTCGACGCCATCACCGCGCACCATGTCTTCGAGCATCTGCGCGACCCGCTGGCGGTGCTGCGCGAACTGGTCGCGGCGTTGAAGCCGGAGGGGGTGGTCTATCTCTCGGTACCTGACATGGGCCCCAACCGCCGCCCCGCCTTCGACCGGCTGCACTTCGCCCATGTCCATGGCTTCGTGCCCGAAACGCTGGACCTGCTGGCCGCCCAGGCCGGCCTGGTGCCCGACCCTCGCTTCCCGCGCGAGCGGACCACTTGCGTCTATGCCCGTGGCGAGGCGGTGGTGGCGCCAGACCCTGGCCTCGCCGCCCGCATCCGGGCGGGGTTCAACATGACCACGCCATTGCGCCATGTCGCCAGCTTCGGCTGGCTGGCGCCCACGCTGCGCCGCCTCTCGCGCGACGTGCGGGACAGTTTTCGGCGGTAGAGCGCGATTCGCGAAGGCGGCAGCGCCGGAGCGGTGAATCGCCCTCTCAGCCCCGGGCTTGCCCAGCCGCGCGCGACGGGTCCACCCTTCGGCCACCGCAAGGGAGAAGACGATGCGCCGGGCATTCCTGATCTGCGCCCTCACCGCCATGGCCATGCCCGCGCTGGCCCAGCCGACGCCCCTGGCCGAGGAGGGCGCCCGCCTGGCCCAGCAATGGTGCGCCAATTGCCACGCCATCGCGCCCGGGCAGCAGCCGCCCATGGGCGATGCCGCGCCCAGCCTGCCCGCCGTGGCACGCCGCGGCGCCACCGACGCCGCCCTGCGCGCCTTCCTCAGCCAGCCCCACGCCAACATGCCCGACCACAACCTGACCCGCGCCGAGCTGGACGCGCTGGTGGCCTATATCGCCTCGCTGCGGCCATGACCCTCTTCTTCCACCCGGGCAGCCCCTATGCCCGCATCATCCGCATGCTGTGGCGCGAGCGCGGGCCGGCGCTGACCGAACAGGAAGTGACGCTGCGCGACCCCGCCTCCGCCCTGTTGCCGCACAACCCGGTGGGCCGCGTGCCCTCGCTGCTGCTGGCCGATGGCACGCTGCTGTCGGAAACCCTGCTGATCCTCGCGCACCAGGGCTGGCTGCCGCGCGACAATGCCGGCATGGCCCGCCTCGGCCGCATCATGGGCATGCTGGACGGCATCGCGGTGTGGAACCGCGAACTCCGCCGCGTCCCGACCGAACGCGCCCCCGGCGTCATCGCGCTGGAAGCCACCCGCGCCGACCGCATCCTGGCCAGCCTCGACCCCGCCCAGCATGATCCAGGCAGCCCCGAGGGCATCGCCCTCGCCGCCACCTTGGGCTATGGCGAACGCCGTCACACCGTCTGGAACTGGCGCGCGGCGAACCCATCGCTGGCGCCCTGGTTCGAGGCGGCGGCACGACGCCCCGCCTTCCAGGCCACTCTACCACCCGTCTCAGGAATTTGACCGATGCAGAACAGCGAACCCGTCTGGCGCCATGTGGATGAGAAGGCGGGCCCCGCCATCGAGCTGTCGGACCGCGTCTGGGGCATGCCCGAGCTGGCCTACAACGAGCACCGCTCCGCCGCCGAACACACCGCCTATCTGAAGGCCGAAGGCTTCCGCGTGACGGAGCAGCTCGCCGGCATCCCCACCGCCATGATGGGCGAGGCCGGCGAGGAAGGCCCCGTCATCGCCATCCTGGGCGAGTTCGACGCGCTGCCGGGCCTGTCCAACGAGGCCGGCATCGCCGAGCACAAGCCCGTCCCCGGCGACGGCAACGGCCATGCCTGCGGCCACAATTTGCTCGGCGCGGCCAGCCTGCTCGCCGCCACCGCCGTGAAGGACTACCTCGCCGCCAACGGCATCAAGGGCCGCGTGCGCTACTATGGCTGCCCGGCCGAGGAAGGCGGCGCCGCCAAGGGCTTCATGGCCCGCGCCGGCCTGTTCGACGATGTGGACATCGCCATCTCCTGGCACCCTTCGGCCTTCGCCGGGGTGAATGAGCCCATCTCGCTCGCCAACACGCGCATTGACTTCACCTTCCACGGCCGCGCCAGCCACGCCGCCGCCGCGCCGCATCTCGGCCGTTCCGCCCTCGATGCCGTGGAGCTGATGAGCGTGGGCGTGAACTACCTGCGTGAGCACATCCCCTCCGAAAGCCGCATCCACTACGCCTATCTCGACGCCGGCGGCGTGGCGCCCAACGTGGTGCAGGCCAAGGCGAAGGTGCGCTACCTGATCCGCGCCGCCGATGTGCAGAGCCTGAACCGCCTGGTGACGCGCGTCCGCAAGATCGCGGACGGGGCCGCGTTGATGACCGAGACGCGGGTGGAGACGCAGGTGATCTCCGCCGTGTCCAACCTGCTCGGCAACACGCCGCTGGAGCGGCTGATGCAGGACAGCCTGGACCGCCTCGGCCCGCCCCCCTTCGACGCCGAGGACATGAAGCGCGCCGCGGAATTCCAGGCGACGCTGAGCGAGGAGGACATCGAGAGCGCCTATCGCAAGGTGGGCATGCCGCGCACCGATTCGCCGCTGGCCGACCGCATCGTGCCGCTCGACAGCCCGCGCGCGCCCATGGTGGGCAGCACGGATGTGGGCGATGTGTCCTGGAAGGTGCCGACCGTGCAGGCGCGCGGCGCGACCCACGCCATCGGCACCGCGCTGCATTCCTGGCAGGCGACGGCGCAGGGCAAGCTGCCCCACGCCCACAAGGGCATGGTGCATGTGGCCAAGGTGATGGCCGGCACGGCGGTGGACGCGCTGAAGCGCCCCGAGATCATCGCCGCCGCCAAGGCCGAGCACCACGCCAAGACGGGCGGCGTCTATCACTGCCCGCTGCCCGAGGATGCGGTGCCGCCCATCGGCATGTCGCTGACGGTCTGAGCTACCGGGGCGGCGTGGGCCGCCCCCCATCAACACGCTGGGGAGGACGCCATGAAGGTGGTGCGGGATGCGGCGGCGCTGGCCGCCGCCGTGGGGGAATGGCGCCAGGCGGGGCAGCGCGTGGCCGTGGTGCCCACCATGGGCTACCTGCACGAAGGGCACCTGGCCCTGGTGGCGCGCGCGCGGGAACTGGCCCCGCGCGTGGTCGCGACCATCTTCGTCAACCCGACGCAATTCGCCCCGCATGAGGACCTCGGCCGCTATCCGCGCGACGAGGGGGGGATATCGCGAAGCTGGAGGCGGCGGGGTGCGACCTGCTCTTCGCGCCGCCGGTGGAGGTGGTCTACCCGCCCGGCTTCGCCACGCGCATTGCCATGGAAGGCCCGGCCCTGGGGCTGGAGGGCACGCACCGCCCGCAGATGTTCGGCGGCGTGGCGCTGGTCTGCACCCGGCTGTTCGGCCTGACGCGGGCGGATGTGGGCGTCTTCGGCGAGAAGGACTGGCAGCAGGTGATGGTGATCCGCCGCGTGGTGGCGGACCTGGCGCTGCCCATCGAGATCGTGACCGTGCCCACCGTGCGCGCGGCGGATGGCTTGGCCCTGTCCTCGCGCAATGCCTACCTGGATGCGGGCGCGCGGGCGAAGGCGGTGGCGCTGCATGCGGCGCTGGTCTTCGCGGCGGAGCGGATGCGCGCGGGCGAGACGGCGGGCGAGGCCTGCGCGGCGGCGGAGAAGCGGCTGCTGGAGGCGGGGTTTGACCGTGTGGATTATGTGGCGGTTCGGCGGGAGGGGGATTTTTCGGAGTTGGAGCGGTTGGAGGGGGCTGCGCGGGTGTTGGGGGCGGCTTGGTTGGGGAGTGTGAGGTTGATTGATAACATTCGAACTAGTTTATCTATCGAGTAACTTGATAAATGGCGACACATATTTCTTCGACCAAATCAATCGAGCGAGTCACGTCTTCCTCTGAAATAGTCCAGCGACTCGCGCCAAATGTAGGGTCAATATCAGCCTCATGAGCAATTTTATTTCTTCTGTCGACAAGCAATTCAAGAGACATTTTTACATCTTTAGGGGATTTGCCGAGATAGACACCAACACTATTCCAGAGTTCAATTGAACTGAACTTGCGAACCGCGTCTGCAATTTTATCAGGCCGCTGGAACGACAAGAAAGAATGAGATTGTTGAACTTCTATACTAAATGAAGATCTAATTTCTTCGTCTGTTTTATTTCTAACCGACAAAATAGGCATCCCAAACTTTGAATAACCACTTGTATTTGGACGATTTCCATCAAATATCTCCAACATTCCTTCCAACACTATTCGATGAATAAAAAAATCTAGGGCAGATACTGCTAATACAATCTCACTTCGTAAAAAATCCGAAAGATCAAGCGCAGATGTTGTCGATGATCTAATACTCAGATAAACTCCATGCATCGCGCGCAGGCGAGACATTGTTTCCTTGAATGCAGCCAGAGCGTCCGACATTATTTTGTGAGCGCTATTATTTTTGTTGCCGCGTCATCAAATAAGCGTCGAAATTCGTGCATAGACTTCTTTGTTCTTTCAAGAACGATTCCTGTTTGGCCTAACTGGTCATCAGTAAGGGCGAACACCGGAGCGCTAAATTTTTGCGATAGCGCAATTAAGCCATTAAAATCAGACATTTGTAAAAGCGGAACTTCTGGCCTGCTTTTAGCTGCTGCATATTTTTCTTCTGGCAAAAGCATGCCAGCATCGCGCAGGGCTGGAAGTAATGTATTCTCTGTTTTTACATTTAAATCACTAATCCATTTTTGAAATGCTGCGGCAGGCACTCCTTTTTTGCGAATTCTGTATCGCTGAATAATGGCGCCTAGAAATTTGGGGTCGCAATTGGGTAAAGGATAAGTTGCGTTCTTAAGAATATCTTGAGATGACGCTTTATTTGCCCAAGATTTCCATTTTGGCAATACAGAACTCAAAGAATCTAGGGCCATAACTGAGAAATAGTCAGGAGCCATGGGCACCAAGAAATAATCGCTTGTCGCAAGGATGTTTTGATTTACTGGTCCCAAGCTCGGACTCATATCAATTAATATGTAGTCCGCCTTATACTTGCTGGCGGTAACCTGAAAGAGATGATGCATTGCTCCAGGAAGATTTTGAAGGGTAACAACTGAACCAGATAATTCCTGAGCAATTCCAAGTGTGGTTTCATACTCAGATAAGCCGATGTGACCAGGCAAGATGCGTAGGTTTTTTTGTCCTTTCATTGGTGGACAATTTACAGGGGTTATTTGAATGGGCTTCGAATCAAAGGCTGGTGATAGACCATCTCTAATATTTGTTATTGAATTTCCATCACCAAGGTAAATTGATTCTAAATCGTCAACTCCGCTCAACCCAAAGAACATGCCGGTCAAATTGCATTGGGGATCACAATCAACTAGTATTACCTTTTTCCCGCGTGACGCCAAAATCCACCCGAGATTAAACGCCGACGTTGTTTTGCTCACGCCGCCTTTGTGGTTAAAAAGGCATATTTGTTTGGTCACGGGATGCCTGCCGAAATTATGATACCACGGAGAATGCATATCAAAAATTTTAAAGTCCAGAAAATTTAACTCAGATGTTGCGCCTCACCCCCAAACCCCCCTCCTCACCGCCCCCGCCGCCAACACCCCATAAGCCGTGATTCCCAACGCCACCGCCAAAAACTGCCCCGCCATCCCCATCCCCAGCACGTCGCTCAGCAGCCAGCCGCCCACCACGGCAATCCCCAGCCGGGAAAAGCCGGCCACCACCGGCCAGCCCATCTTCCCCGCGCCCATGGCGGCGAAATACATCGCCATGCCCAGGCCGAAGCCGCCAAAGGCCGGGCCGATCCAGCGCAGCGCCTCCGCCGCGATGCGCGCCACCTCGGCGTCCGAGGCAAACAGCATCGCGAACCCCATCGGCCACACCGCGACACTCACTCCGATGGCCGAGCACAGCGCCAGCGCCATGCCCCCGCCCACCCAGGCCGTGCGCCGCGCCGTCTCCCAATCGCCCCCGCCCACCGCGCGCCCCACCAGGGCGGTCAAGGCCGAGCCGACGCCGAAGGCCAGCGGGATCATCATGAATTCCAGCCGCGCCGCCACGCCATAGGCCGCCACCGCCGCCGCGCCATGCACCGCCAGCTGCGCCGTGACGAGGATGGTCGTCATGTTCGCCACGAAGGCCAGCAAACAGGCCGTGGCCCCCACCGCCAGGATGCGCCTGAACCGCGCCCAGCGCAGCGGCACCCGCAGCTTCACGGCGAAGCCCGCGGCCCCGCTCGCCACCACCGCCGCCATCACCCCCGCCGCCACCCAGAAGCACAGCGCGAAGGACAGCCCCAGCCCCACCAGCCCCATCCCCAGCGTGTCCGCCAGCAGGAAGCCCAGCGCGGGGTAGGCCAGCCAGGCCAGGTTCAGCACCCGCGCCGCCAGCCCATGCCGCCCGCCGCCCCGCAGGATGGAGGCCAGCGTATTGGCGAGCCAAGCCGGAACGGCCCCCAGCCCGAACATCACCGCCGCATAGGGCGCGCCGGCCGCGGCCGCGACAGGCCCGCCGATCCAGCCCAGCACCGTCCAGGGAAACACCGCCAGCACCACCACGAACATCATGGCGAAGCCCAGCGCGATCAGCAGCGCGTGCAAGGCGAGCGCCGCCGCTTCCTCCGGCTGCTTCGCCCCCAGCGCGCGGGCGATGGCGCTGACCACGCCGCCGCCCATCGCGCCCGCCGACATCTGTCCCAGCAGCAGCGCGAAGGGCAGCACCACCGCCCAGCCCGCCAGCGCCTCGCGCCCCAGCCGCGCCGCGATCCAGGTCTCGATCAGCAGCGCGACCACCTGCAGCGCCGAGAGCAGGGTGGTCGGCGCCGCCAGCGCCAGGATGCGCCGGGCCAGTTCGCGCGCGGAGGGCCTCACTGGAAGCGCTCGGCCGCGAAGGGCGAGAGGTCTGTGTTCGGCCTGGGCCCCAGCATGGCCCCGGCGATCAGCGCGCCGGTGGGCGCCGAGGCCGTCAGCCCCAGATGCCCATGCCCGAAGGCGCACCACAGGCCGGGATGCGCGGCCACCTTCCCTATCACGGGCAAGGTGTCGGGCAGGCAGGGGCGGTGGCCCATCCAGTGCGGCTCAGCGCCCTCCGTGCGGGCCTGCGGGTAGACCTTCCGCAGATCCTCCAGCAGCAGGGCGGCGCGGGCCGCGGTGGGGGGCGCCTCGGTGCCGCCGAACTCGACCGTGCCGGCGATGCGCAGCCCGCCCTCCATGGGGGTGATGAAGGCCTTGCGGTCGGCGGGGACCAGGGGGCGCGTCGGCATGATGCCGGGGTCGGGCAGCATGACGTGATAGCCGCGCTGGCTCTCCAGCGGGATGCGAATGCCTAAAGGCGCCAGCAGCCGCGCCGACCAGGCGCCGGCGGCCAGCACCACGCGGTCGGCCAGCAGCGTCTCGCCGCCGGCGCGCACGCCCACCACGCGCGGGCCTTCGGTGGCCAGCGCCTCGACAGTCGCGCGGCGGATCGTGCCGCCCATGCGCTCGATCCCGCGCGCCACGGTGCGGGCGTGGCGCAGCGGGTTCACGCAATGCCCCTGGTCGGGGAGGAAGATGCCGACCTGATAGGCCTCGGCCACGCCGGGTTCGAGGGCGAGGATGCCGGCGCGGTCCAGCCTCTGCGTCACCTGGCCGTATTCGCGGCGCAGCGCCCAGGCGGCGTCGTCCTTCGCGAGGTGCTCCGCATCCCGGTAGAGGTAGAGCTGGCCGTGGTCCTGGATCAGGTCCAGCGCGCCCTCGGCGGCGAGGATTTCGCGGTGGCGTTCCTCCGCGCCGTGCAGCAGCGTGGCCATGCCGGCGGCGATCTCGCGCACGCGCTCGGGCTTCGCACTCAGCACGAAGCGCCACAGCCAGGGCAAGGCGGCGGGCCAGTAGCGGGCGGGGATGTGCAGCGCGCCCTTGGGGTCCAGCAGCATCCCCGGCACCTGCTTCAGCACCCCCGGCATGGCGAGCGGCGCGACCGAGCCCGCCGAGATGGCCCCCGCATTGCCGGAGGAGGTGCCTTCGCCAGGTCCATCACGGTCCAGCAGCGTGACTTGGGCCCCTCCGCGCGCCAGGTGCCAGCCCACGCAGAGGCCGACGATGCCGGCGCCCACGATGATCACATGTTGCGGAGGTTCCATGGGAGGGATGCTTGCCCAAAGCCGCGCGCGCGTGAAGCCGTTGACCCGGCCGCCCACCGCGCGGAAGGTCCATGCAGGGACAAGGGGACACGCCATGAACGCCACGCACCAATCCGTCCGCGCGCAGATCACCGCCATCCTGCTCGCCTGGGGCAGCCCCGCCGCGCTGGCCGAGACCACGGCCGAGGTGATGACCGAGACGGATTTGATGGGCGTGGACAGCCACGGCATCTCGATGCTGATGGGCTATGAGGAATTGCTGCGCCTCGGGCAGCTGCGCATCGCCGGCCAGCCGCGCGTCGTGCGCGAATTCGGTGCCACGGCCCTGGTGGATGGCGGCGACGCGCTGGGCCACCCGCCCGCCGTCATGGCCATGCGGATGGCGGTGGAGAAGGCGCGCATCCATGGCATCGGCGCGGTGGGGGTGGTGAACAGCCACCATTTCGGCGCGGCGGGCTATTACGCGCGGATGGCGGCGGCGTCGGGCTTCGTGGGGATGGTGTTCTCCTCTACGCGCGGCATCAGCATGGTCCCGCCCCGCGCCGCCGAGCCCATCCTGGGCACCAACCCCATCGCCTTCGCCGCGCCCAACGGGGAAGGCCAGCCGGTGGTGCTCGACATGGCCACCACCACCGTCGCGGCGAACAAGGTGAAGGTCTATCACTTGAAGGAGAAGGACGTGCCGCCCGGCTGGGTGGTGGATGGCGCGGGCAACCCCGTGACCGACCACGCGGCGGCCAACGACTACGTCTTCAAGCGCAAGGAAGGCGGGCTGACGCCCTTGGGCGAGCACAAGGGCTACGGCTTGGCGCTGATGGTCCATATCCTGGCGGGGACGATGGTGGGGGCCAGCTTCTCGCCCATCCGCAACCGGAGCCAGCGCGCGGACGAGCCCAACAATATCGGCCACATGATGCTGGCGCTGGATCCGCGCGCCTTCCGCGACATGGACGCCTACACGGCCGACATGGAAGGCGTGGTGGAGGTGCTGCGCGGCGCCCGCCCCGCCAATCCGGACGAACCCGTCCTGATCCCGGGCGACCCGGAGGATTTTTCCCGCGCGGAGCGGCTGGAGACGGGCATCCCCATTCCGGCCAGCCTGGAGCGGCATGTGCGGGAGATCGCGGCGCGGGCGGGAGTGCCGTTTGTGCTGGAGGCGGCACCGGGCGCCTGAGGGCGGGGGACGATCGCTGCCGTCTTACTATCTTACCATCTTACTATCTTACCGCAGAGGAGGTTCAGTCGCAGGCGGCCGTCCCGCAGGGCCTAGCCACATGCCAGAAAGCATTTGAAAAGTCAAGAAAATTTAGACCGGCCTGTGGCCGCCTTCGCCCCATGGCGGCGCTGCCCCGTGAGAATGCGCCGGCAAGGCCGGCGCCGCGCCCAGACCAACCGCACGGCCCGCGCACCTGTGGCGGCGCGCAAGCCAAGCGGCCGGAGGCCGCGCCCGGCGCTTGAGGGCGCAAAAAATCACTGCCGCCCTGCGAGAATGCGCCGGCAAGGCCGGCGCCGCGCCCAGACCAACCGCACGGCCCGCGCCCCCGTGGCGGCGCGCAAGCCAAGCGGCCGGAGGCCGCGCCCGGCGCTTGAGGGCAAAAAAACTAGGAGCGCAGCTCCGTGTGAAAGCTCTTGGCCACGATCCGCCAGCCCTCGCTGGTCTTCAGCAGCAGCAGAAAATCGGTGAAGTAGCGCGGCGGGATGCAGCAATGCACCTTCACGCAGGCCGCGTCATCGCCCGCCATGTCAATGGCGAGGATGCGGTCCTCCCGCGCCAGCCCCTGCGACTGCGGCGAGGGGCGGGACTTGATGGCTTTCAGCCAATCGGCGCGGGGGAAGTCCACCACCTCGCCCTTGGGCGCGCTGTAGAGATGGGCGCAGGGGTGGAAGGCGGCGGCGATCTTGTCGGCATCGCCCTCATGCAACCCGTCCAGATAGGTGCGGACCACGGCCTCGATGGCGGCGAGGGCGGGCAGGGTCATGGAACCTTCGGGCATCGTGTCCTCCTGTCGTGTTGCGCGCAGCTTGCCACAGCCGCGGGGCTTCCGCACGCGGGGATGACGGGGGAGTATGCCCCGCAGGAGGAACACCCATGGCCCAACCAGCCCCCAAGGCGGCATTCGACCAGCGCCCACCCGTGACGGAGAACGCGCCATGAAGGAGGTGCAGGCCCTGGTGTTCGACGTGTTCGGCACCGTCGTGGACTGGCGCAGCGGCGTGGCCCGCGCGCTGGCGGATTTCCTGCCCGCGCGGGGCGGCGCGCATCTCGACCCCTTCGCGGTGGCCGATGCCTGGCGCCGCCGCTACCAGCCCGCCATGGAGGAATGCCGCGCCGGGCGCCGCCCCTTCACGCGGCTGGACGTGCTGCACCGGGAAAACCTGGAGCTGGTGCTGAAGGATCATGGCATCGACCTCGCTTCCTGTTCGGAGGCGGACCTGGACCATTTGAACCGCGCCTGGCATCGGCTCGACCCCTGGCCGGATGTGCTGCTCGGTCTGTCGCGGCTACGGCGCAAATACTTCCTGGCGCCGGCGTCCAACGGGAACATCCTGCTGCTGGCGAACATGGCCAAGCGCGCCGGCATTCCCTGGGATGCGGTGCTGGGGGCCGAGGCCACCCAGGCCTACAAGCCGCAGCGCGAGGCCTATACGCGCACGGCCGAAATCCTCGGCATGGCGCCGCACCAGGTCTGCCTGGTGGCCGCGCACAATGGGGACCTGCGCGCGGCGCGGAAGGCGGGCCTCGCCACCGCCTTTGTGGCGCGGCCGACGGAGCATGGGCCGGCGCAGGGCACGGACCTCGTGGCCGAGGACCCGTGGGATTGCGTGGCGGAGAGCTTCGTGGATTTGGCGGCGAAGCTGGAGTGCTGAGGGCGCGCGGGCGGCCTCGTGGCGGCCGATTTACGCCTCCGGCGATCGGCCGCTACGCCGCCTGCTTCGCCACCTTCAGCACGTTGGACACCAGCCCGCGCGCGGCCTTGATCCGCGCGTCGAAGGGCAGTTCGCGGGCCAGCACCATCTTCCCGTCCGGGCGCAGCACCACCACGCCCTTCTGCGCCTGGACCCAGTTCACCAGCCCGCCCGGATTGGCGAAGCGGCCCTTGTGGAAGGCCAGCACCACGCCCTTGGGGCCGGCATCCACCTTCTCCACGCCCGCCGCGCGGCAGGCGAGCTTCAGCGCCACCACCTGCAAGAGGTTCTCCACCTCGGGCGGGATGGGGCCGAAGCGGTCGGCCAGTTCGGCGGCCATGGCCTCCACCTCGCCCTCGGTGGCGAGGCTGCCGATGCGGCGGTAGAGGCCAAGCGGCAATTCGCGTAGTTCTCCGGGATCAGCACGGCGAGGCCGAGGTTGATCTGCGGCGTGAAATTGCCCTCGGACTCGCGCTTGGCGCGCGAGCCGGCGCGCAGATCGGCCACCGCCTCCTCCAGCATCTCCTGGTAGAGCTCGATGCCGACCTCGCGGATCTGGCCGGACTGTTCCTCGCCCAGCAAATTGCCCGCGCCGCGGATGTCGAGGTCGTGGCTGGCGAGGGTGAAGCCGGCGCCGAGATTGTCCAGCGTCTGCATCACCTCCAGCCGCTTCTGCGAGGTGGGCGCCAGGCGATGATGCGCGGGCCAGGTCAGGTAGGCATAGCCGCGCTGCTTGCCGCGCCCCACGCGGCCGCGCAGCTGGTAGAGCTGGCCGAGGCCGAACATGTCCGCGCGGTGGATGATGAGCGTGTTCACCGCCGGCATGTCGAGGCCGGATTCCACGATGTTGGTGGCGAGGAGGATGTCGTATTTGCCATCCGCGAACTCGGTCATCACCTGTTCGAGCTCGGTGGCGGAAAGGCGGCCATGCGCCTGGACCACGCGCGTCTCGGGCGCGATTTCCGCGAGGCGTTCGGCCATGCGGGCCATGTCCTCGATGCGCGGCACCACGCAGAAGATCTGGCCGCCGCGGAAGCGTTCGCGCTGGATGGCCTCGCGCAGCACCAGCCCGTCCCAGGGCATGATGAAGGTGCGCACGGCCAGGCGGTCCACGGGCGGGGTCGCGATCACGCTCATCTCGCGCACGCCGGACAGCGCCAGTTGCAGGGTGCGCGGGATGGGGGTGGCGGTCAGCGTCAGCACATGCACGCCGGCTTCGAGTTCCTTCAGGCGTTCCTTGTGCTTCACGCCGAAATGCTGCTCCTCATCCACGATGACGAGGCCGAGATCGGCGAAGGTGATCCCCTTGCCCAGCAGCGCGTGCGTGCCGACGACGATGTTCACCGTGCCATCGGCGAGTGCGGCCTTCACCTCGGCCGCCTCCTTCGCCGTCACCATGCGCGAGAGCTGCGCGATGCGAACGGGCAGGCCCTGGAAGCGGGC from Roseococcus microcysteis includes these protein-coding regions:
- a CDS encoding nuclear transport factor 2 family protein, with translation MPEGSMTLPALAAIEAVVRTYLDGLHEGDADKIAAAFHPCAHLYSAPKGEVVDFPRADWLKAIKSRPSPQSQGLAREDRILAIDMAGDDAACVKVHCCIPPRYFTDFLLLLKTSEGWRIVAKSFHTELRS
- a CDS encoding haloacid dehalogenase type II is translated as MKEVQALVFDVFGTVVDWRSGVARALADFLPARGGAHLDPFAVADAWRRRYQPAMEECRAGRRPFTRLDVLHRENLELVLKDHGIDLASCSEADLDHLNRAWHRLDPWPDVLLGLSRLRRKYFLAPASNGNILLLANMAKRAGIPWDAVLGAEATQAYKPQREAYTRTAEILGMAPHQVCLVAAHNGDLRAARKAGLATAFVARPTEHGPAQGTDLVAEDPWDCVAESFVDLAAKLEC
- a CDS encoding Ldh family oxidoreductase, with translation MNATHQSVRAQITAILLAWGSPAALAETTAEVMTETDLMGVDSHGISMLMGYEELLRLGQLRIAGQPRVVREFGATALVDGGDALGHPPAVMAMRMAVEKARIHGIGAVGVVNSHHFGAAGYYARMAAASGFVGMVFSSTRGISMVPPRAAEPILGTNPIAFAAPNGEGQPVVLDMATTTVAANKVKVYHLKEKDVPPGWVVDGAGNPVTDHAAANDYVFKRKEGGLTPLGEHKGYGLALMVHILAGTMVGASFSPIRNRSQRADEPNNIGHMMLALDPRAFRDMDAYTADMEGVVEVLRGARPANPDEPVLIPGDPEDFSRAERLETGIPIPASLERHVREIAARAGVPFVLEAAPGA